The genomic window AAAGACTTGAGTTAAGGAGAAAGGCTTTTGCAAAAAGAACCGTCCGCCATGGCGAGCAACTTCCACGCGCTGAGTTAAGCTAGCTTGATTAGCAAATACCAACACAGGAATAGGGGGCATTCGACGCTGAAATTTGCTGAGCAGTGCTAGGCTCTCTTGACTGTTTGAAGAAATTTCTAAATCCAATAAAACAATGTCAGGTTGATGTTGATCGAGAATAGATTGAGCAATCGCTAAATCAGGAGCGATCATGCCTCTGAAACCTTGTTTCTCTGCTTCGTGGGCTAAGGCTTCGGCTAGGAGACGATCGCGATCGGCAATGAGCAGCAATGGATGAGTGTTAGCGACGGCAAATTCAGGGGTTTTTTCTTCTATGGGTTGTTCAATATCTTGCCGCAACCCCATTACCCATGCCTGAAATTTTTGCACCTGGTCTGGGCTTAACGCATCTGGCGATCCTAGAAGTTGTTCGATATTTCGAGCCAAATCACCGCCATGGGGAAAGCCAAACATGCTTAAAGATCCTGCCAAAGTATGAGCATCTTGTTTAGCTTGCTGGTGTAGTTGAGGGTCAAGAGATTGAACTAGCGCGGCTGCGGCTGCCTTCTCTAGGACTTCGACCTGGGCACTCACTTTTGCCTGAAAGCGATGCCAAATTCCGGCAACAATGGCTAGCGATTGGGACTGGATGGCTTGTGGCGGTATAGGCTGATTGTCGGAGGGATTGGGTTTCTCTTTGAGTTTTGCTGGAACGTGCTTTACGTTCAAAGGTTTTAGCCGATAACCAATGCCATAGACCGTCTCAATTAAGGTAGCAGGAGCACCTACTGTCTTAAGTTTTTGCCGCAATCCTTTAATATGGGTTCTAACTGCTTCTTCTCCAGGCATATCCTCGTATGTCCACAGATGCTCTAGAATGGCATCACAGCTAAAAACACGGCGATTATTGCGCAGGAATAGCTCAAGCAAGGCATACTCTTTAGGGGTGACCGAGAGCAGCTTGTCTTGATAGATAACTTCGCAACTGCTAGGGTCAAGTTGTAGTCCTCCCCATTCCAGCAAAGGTTGGGTGCTAGAGTTAGCTCGCCGCAGTAACGCTCGAACTCGAGCGACTAGCTCTTCTGTATCAAACGGTTTAACCACATAATCATCGGCACCCGCATCTAACCCTGTCGCTTTTTCGTGCTTACTATCTCGTCCGGTGAGCAATAAGATTGGCATTTGATGACCTTGCGATCGCACCTGACGGCATAGACTAATACCATCTAACCTGGGTAACATTACGTCTAAGAGCAACAAATCATAATCGAATATTTCAATCAACTCTAAACCTACTTGACCATCTTGAGCTAGCTCGACTGCGTAATTTTGGTCAGAGAGAATAATACGTAGGGCTTGAGCAATAAGCTCATCATCCTCAACAACCAGAATTTTCATAGCAATGAGTTCTCCTGGAGCAGTGGTAAAGCAGATTCAAAATCACCTTTACCCTACTATATATGATGGTTTATATGATGGTTTTAGTGCATTGATCATTTGACGTGGAAAGGCAACGCATCTTGAGATCTAATTCAAATTTGAATGCAGATAGGGTTAATGATGAAAAAAATCAAGCCGTTGGGAATTCTCATCTTTATTCTATTTCTTTGGTTCTCTTGGCATGTTACTCCTGCTCAATCAACGACTCAGGTAGAGTCTCGGATCTCACGGATAGAGCTAGAAAATACAAATCTTCGTTCTCGGATCAGTCAATTAGAGTCTCAAGTTTCTCGGCTTAGCTCTGGTGCAGGAGTTGATTTTTCGCCCACTGTTCCCGATCGCTTATCTTCTGCTGCTTCGCCTTTAGCCGATGACCCAACCTTTAAGCGGTTAGCAACATTGGTGATTGAACTGAAAGAGCGAGTAGTTGCGGTAGAAAACCGGGTAGCCCCGATCGCTCCCTCGCGATCGCCTAGTCAGTAATCTTGTGAAACATAATTTTTATGTTTCACAAGATTTTAGAACGCAATCAACTTGTAAAAAAAAACGGTTAATTGCAGAAGAATATTTTCCGCTTTACACTCATAAGGGTGGTCACTTTTACAAACCTTTAAACGGTAGTTTTATGAGTTTGATCAACCGTCAAGCAATTGCATTACTCACAGGATTTTGCGCTGTTGGCTTTGCCGCTTGTAGTTCTTCGTCCCCTAATATTTCGTCCCCTAATATTGAGCAGAGCGATCGCGCTTCAACTCCAGTGGCGACTGCCTCTCCCCAGCCTAATGCCTTAGCTGCTGCACCGCCACGCTCGAATGAGTGCAGCTTAGTGGAGTCAGGATTTGGTTCTCCTGGAACCGTTAAGATCCAGGTCGAAGAAGTTGTTAATGGCTTAGAAGCACCCTGGGGAATTGCTTTCTTACCCAACAATGACCTCCTGGTAACTGAGCGGGCTGGGCAAATACGGCTGGTGAAAAATGGACAGCTTCAGCCTACGCCTCTAGCCGAAATTCCTGCAACTGAGGCGGGAGAAGGTGGGCTTTTAGGGATTGCGCTTCACCCTAATTTTGCTGAAAATCGCTGGCTTTATGTTTACTACACCACGCTGAAAAGCGGTTCTCCAGCCAATCGGGTTGAGCGCTGGCAGATGGCAGAAAATGGACAGAGTGCCTCAAGCGATCGCATTATTATTGACGATATTCCAGTGGCGCAATATCACAACGGTGGACGGATTCGCTTTGGCCCCGATGGAATGCTATACGTTGGCACAGGCGATGCTCGCCAGCCCAGCATCTCCCAAGATCCCCAAAACCTAGCTGGGAAAATCCTTCGTCTTACGCCAGAGGGAGAAGTTCCCACTGATAATCCGTTCTCTGGAAATCCTGCTTACATTTTAGGCATTCGCAATACGCAAGGCTTTGATTGGCTGGATGCATCGACGATGTGGGTTACCGATCATGGCCCCAGCGGCGAACTAGGGTTGCGGGGATTGGATGAAGTTAGCATTGCTAAAGCTGGAGATAATTTAGGCTGGTCTGAAATTTCGGGCTGTGATAGCAAAGCGGGGTTGGTTCGTCCGCTGTTAACCTGGCGAAATGCGGTACCGCCAGGAGGAGCCGCTGTTTATACCGGAACTGCCATTTCAGAGTGGCAGGGCAGCTTGATGATTGGGACATTAGGGTCTACGCATCTTCAACGGGTGGCGATCGCTCCATCAGGGCAACTCCAGCTTCACGAAGTCTACTTGCAGGGTGACGAACCTCAGGGATACGGTCGCCTCAGGGAAGTCATTATGGGAAACGATAACGAGCTATATGTTACGACTAGTAATTGTGATGGTCGAGGCAACTGTCCCTCAGAAGGAGACAAAATTCTTCGGATTACTCGCTAGCGATCGACTCTTAACGCTAAAATTCTTCGGATTACTCGCTAGCGATCGACTCTTAACGCCTAGACCAACTTTAGGTATTCCTAACGAAAACACAACCCCCTTCAAAGTCCCTTTCCTTTAGGAGAGGGATTTAGGGAGAGGTCTCTCTCGCTACGTTATCAACTAATTTTACTCATTCATCAAACGCTGAATTAAATGATCACCCACGCGAAGAGCATTGGCGATCACAGTGAGTGCCGGACTCACGCTTGAACTGGAAGGAAAGAAACTGCTGTCTACTACATAAAGATTATTAACTTCGTGAGTGCGACAGTTAAGATCCAACACCGAAGTTTGAGGATCTTCTCCAAAACGGCAGGTGCCACACTGATGGGCAACCACCTGAATTGGCATGTCGCTACGTGGAAACACGCTACTGCGATTAAATCGAGAAGGTTGGGCTGCTTGCACTGCTTTTAAGACATCAAGCCATCGGTAAACTAAGCGATCGTGGGCTTCCACATTGCTGGGATTGTAGTCGATGTGAAGGCGATCGTCCGATATCCGCACTCGGTTATCAGGGTTGGGTAAATCTTCGGTTTGCAGCCACCATCCTATTGAGCGAGTGGCTAACTGCCGCAACCCAAATTCCGGCATGATGCGCGTAAAGATAGAAAGGAGCGGTGGCGCTTCAGAAAAAATCACATCTTGCAAAATGCCGCCTGCCTCTTGAACGTTTCCCATAGGGTAAGGATATTGGTCATCTCCCCAGTAAAAATCGTTGACTCCAAGCGTTCGTTGAGACAAGCCAGAATGGGCAGAGGAAGTCAGTTGTACCACTACCGATAACTGCTGTTTCATCAAATGCCGCCCAACTTCATCAGAGCTATTAGCGATGCCATTGGGGTGCTTTTCATTGGCAGAACGAAGCAGCAGCAATGCCGAATTGATCGCACCACAAGACAGCACAATTATACTGCCTAAAAACAAGTAGTCTTGCTGACCGACTTTGGCTTGAACTGCTTTAATTTCAGATCCAGAGGGATTAGTGTAAAGGCAAACAGCTTGAGCAGAGGTTTTAAGAGTGACGTTGTCGTATTTGAGAGCGGGACTAATGCCTGTATCTTCTGAGTCAGTTCTGCCCTGATCTCCTAACCCCAACGGTAGATGGCTAGGATGCAACCCCTGCTTTGAGAGGACTTCCTTAATTATTTCAATCTGAGGTTCATGCGCGACTTCTGCGAAGGGATAGGCATTACTGTGCGGCGGTTCAGTCGGATCATCATCAAGTTTGCCATGAACCTGATAAAGCTTTTCAGCCTCGGTGTAGTAAGGTTCAAAGTCTTGATACTTCAGTGCCCAAGCTGGAGAAATGCCGTCTTTGTGCTGTACTTGCTCAAAGTCTCGTTCTCGCATCCGCATTAAAACGCCACTATAAATTTTAGTATTACCTCCGACGCAATAGCTAGTCTGTGGATAGAATGGTTCTCCCTCGTTGTCGTACCACTGTTCTGGTGCGTGATACTGCTCTTTCCTAAACACTTCTGTATCAACCAATTCTGAGCTTTCCTTCTCAAGGAATCCTCCTTGCTCTAGAACCAGAATTTTCTTGCCTGTTGGCGCTAGCTTATGCGCTAATGTCCCTCCTCCGGCTCCGGTACCCACAATGATGACATCATAGTGCTGATCATCAATAATCATAGTTATTCCTCTACGCTGCTAACCTATTGCCAAACATAAATGAGAATGAATAAGACAATCCAAATGACATCAACGAAGTGCCAGAATAGGGATGTTGCTTCAACACCAAAAAAACCGTTGTCGTAGTTTCCTGGAATAAAAGAACGAATTAGCATCAATACCTGAAGTAGAATGCCAGTGAGAACGTGCAGTCCATGAAATCCGGTCAGTAAATAGAAGGTGCCGCCGAACAATCCGGAGGTAAATCCGAAGGTCAAACTACGCCATTCTACTGCTTGCCCATACAGAAAATAGCTCCCCATGGCGATCGTGGCTACTAGAAATAGGCGGAATCCCCATAGCTTTTTATCGTGCAAATAGCGCTCGGCAACATAGATGATAAAGCTACTAGAGACGAGAACGATCGTATTAATTCTAGGAGCGCTAACTTCAAGCCCTGTTACCCCCTCTGGATACCAATCGATCGCCATGGTTTTGTAGACCACATAGCCTACAAAGAAGCTCAGGAAAATAACGCTTTCTGAGAGTAGAAAGACAACAAAGCCAAACTTGCTATTGCTTGCTTCATCATGCTCCTGTTCTTGCCTAACGCTGGCTTCGACATCTTGGGCGATCGCTCTTTCTGCCGTCATAGTGCCTCCGAATTAGGGGACTGGATCAAAAAATTGGGTTGAATCAAGCCAGGATTTGGGTTTGCCGCAACCAAGGGCTGATTACTGCCATAGCCATAGGGTGCAGCAATAACCACTGGAGTATCTTCAAAGTTTTCAACTGAAGGGGGTGAAGAAGTCAGCCATTCTAGCCCGATCGCCCGCCAAGGATTATCGCCTGCCTTCTCACCCAAAATCCAAGAACTAACCATATTGAGAATAAATGGCAGTGTCGAAATTCCCAGTAGAAAGCCGCCTAAACTCGCCAATACATTCCAGTATGCAAACTCTGGATCGTAGGAAGCTACTCGTCTGGGCATTCCCATTAATCCTGCTGCGTGCATGGGTAAGAAGGTCAACAGCGTACCAATAAACGTCAAGACAAAGTGAACTTTGCCCAAGCCCTCGTAATACAATCGTCCTGTAATTTTTGGAAACCAGTGATAGAGCGCTGCATAAATGCCAAACACAATGGTGCCGTAAATCACGTAGTGGAAATGACCGACGACAAAATAAGTATTGTTCACATGAATGTCAATCGGAACGGATGCCAGCATAATTCCTGTCACTCCGGCAAACACAAAATTAACGATTCCGCCTAAGGCAAACAGCATTGGCGTTGTTAGCCGAATCTTACCGCCCCAAATGGTTGCAACCCAACCAAATACTTTAATGCCCGTAGGAACGCCAACTAACATTGACGACACCATAAACAAAATGCGCATCCAGCTTGGCGTGGCGCTGGCAAACATGTGGTGCACCCAGACTAAAGCGCTAATTCCAGTAATTAAAACAGAGGAAACAGCAATAACTCGGTATCCAAATAGCGGCTTCCGAGCATGAACGGGCAGCAGTTCTGAAAATATTCCAAAGACAGGCAGAACCATCACATAGACTGCCGGATGAGAATAAAAC from Timaviella obliquedivisa GSE-PSE-MK23-08B includes these protein-coding regions:
- a CDS encoding response regulator yields the protein MKILVVEDDELIAQALRIILSDQNYAVELAQDGQVGLELIEIFDYDLLLLDVMLPRLDGISLCRQVRSQGHQMPILLLTGRDSKHEKATGLDAGADDYVVKPFDTEELVARVRALLRRANSSTQPLLEWGGLQLDPSSCEVIYQDKLLSVTPKEYALLELFLRNNRRVFSCDAILEHLWTYEDMPGEEAVRTHIKGLRQKLKTVGAPATLIETVYGIGYRLKPLNVKHVPAKLKEKPNPSDNQPIPPQAIQSQSLAIVAGIWHRFQAKVSAQVEVLEKAAAAALVQSLDPQLHQQAKQDAHTLAGSLSMFGFPHGGDLARNIEQLLGSPDALSPDQVQKFQAWVMGLRQDIEQPIEEKTPEFAVANTHPLLLIADRDRLLAEALAHEAEKQGFRGMIAPDLAIAQSILDQHQPDIVLLDLEISSNSQESLALLSKFQRRMPPIPVLVFANQASLTQRVEVARHGGRFFLQKPFSLTQVFEAVNQVLKRAEPAQTKIMVVDDDPEIVPVLKTLLEPWGLKVTMLQDPEQFWETLETCSPDLLILDVEMPYLGGIELCQVVRNDIRWGGLPILFLTAHTEFSIIDQVFAAGADDFVSKPIVGSELVARIITRLERLRLMRRIAETDPLTGVANRQKSTQDLEELLSLADRHQQTLSFAILDLDHFKQINDRYGHAAGDTVLRQVGYLLQQSFQSEDVIARWGGEEFVVGMYGMVAEEAVQRLVILCQMLEHQPFYSAEDQFQVSLSAGVAQYPQDGSDLRSLYRSADVALQQAKKKQHLTDFAIATYR
- a CDS encoding PQQ-dependent sugar dehydrogenase — translated: MSLINRQAIALLTGFCAVGFAACSSSSPNISSPNIEQSDRASTPVATASPQPNALAAAPPRSNECSLVESGFGSPGTVKIQVEEVVNGLEAPWGIAFLPNNDLLVTERAGQIRLVKNGQLQPTPLAEIPATEAGEGGLLGIALHPNFAENRWLYVYYTTLKSGSPANRVERWQMAENGQSASSDRIIIDDIPVAQYHNGGRIRFGPDGMLYVGTGDARQPSISQDPQNLAGKILRLTPEGEVPTDNPFSGNPAYILGIRNTQGFDWLDASTMWVTDHGPSGELGLRGLDEVSIAKAGDNLGWSEISGCDSKAGLVRPLLTWRNAVPPGGAAVYTGTAISEWQGSLMIGTLGSTHLQRVAIAPSGQLQLHEVYLQGDEPQGYGRLREVIMGNDNELYVTTSNCDGRGNCPSEGDKILRITR
- a CDS encoding GMC family oxidoreductase; this translates as MIIDDQHYDVIIVGTGAGGGTLAHKLAPTGKKILVLEQGGFLEKESSELVDTEVFRKEQYHAPEQWYDNEGEPFYPQTSYCVGGNTKIYSGVLMRMRERDFEQVQHKDGISPAWALKYQDFEPYYTEAEKLYQVHGKLDDDPTEPPHSNAYPFAEVAHEPQIEIIKEVLSKQGLHPSHLPLGLGDQGRTDSEDTGISPALKYDNVTLKTSAQAVCLYTNPSGSEIKAVQAKVGQQDYLFLGSIIVLSCGAINSALLLLRSANEKHPNGIANSSDEVGRHLMKQQLSVVVQLTSSAHSGLSQRTLGVNDFYWGDDQYPYPMGNVQEAGGILQDVIFSEAPPLLSIFTRIMPEFGLRQLATRSIGWWLQTEDLPNPDNRVRISDDRLHIDYNPSNVEAHDRLVYRWLDVLKAVQAAQPSRFNRSSVFPRSDMPIQVVAHQCGTCRFGEDPQTSVLDLNCRTHEVNNLYVVDSSFFPSSSSVSPALTVIANALRVGDHLIQRLMNE
- a CDS encoding heme-copper oxidase subunit III, yielding MTAERAIAQDVEASVRQEQEHDEASNSKFGFVVFLLSESVIFLSFFVGYVVYKTMAIDWYPEGVTGLEVSAPRINTIVLVSSSFIIYVAERYLHDKKLWGFRLFLVATIAMGSYFLYGQAVEWRSLTFGFTSGLFGGTFYLLTGFHGLHVLTGILLQVLMLIRSFIPGNYDNGFFGVEATSLFWHFVDVIWIVLFILIYVWQ
- the ctaD gene encoding cytochrome c oxidase subunit I, translated to MTNISLEAMDGVTAQPYPGAPDNWKRFFTFSTDHKVIGIQYIITSFFFFLVGGLLSMIMRGELISPDTDLVDRTVYNALFTMHGSIMLFLWTFPVLVGLSNYLVPLMIGARDMAFPRLNAVSFWLIPVVGILMIASFLVPGGPSQSGWWAYPPVSLQNPTGNLINGQVLWILAVAISGVSSIMGGVNFVTTIFKMRAPGMTWFRTPAFVWSVLAAQMIQLYGLPALTAGAVMLLLDLTVGTSFFAPERGGNPILYQHFFWFYSHPAVYVMVLPVFGIFSELLPVHARKPLFGYRVIAVSSVLITGISALVWVHHMFASATPSWMRILFMVSSMLVGVPTGIKVFGWVATIWGGKIRLTTPMLFALGGIVNFVFAGVTGIMLASVPIDIHVNNTYFVVGHFHYVIYGTIVFGIYAALYHWFPKITGRLYYEGLGKVHFVLTFIGTLLTFLPMHAAGLMGMPRRVASYDPEFAYWNVLASLGGFLLGISTLPFILNMVSSWILGEKAGDNPWRAIGLEWLTSSPPSVENFEDTPVVIAAPYGYGSNQPLVAANPNPGLIQPNFLIQSPNSEAL